The proteins below are encoded in one region of Rhizobacter sp.:
- a CDS encoding TatD family hydrolase translates to MYVDSHCHLSFPELKEKLPEIRAAMAAAQVDRALCICTTLEEFDDVHALAMAYDNFWATAGVHPDTEGLREPSLDDLLALAAKPRVIGIGETGLDYYRLNGRSVADMEWQRERFRIHIRASKQTGLPLVIHTRSASDDTIAILKEEGGHHGVFHCFTETMDVARAALDLGFYVSFSGILTFKNAADLREVARFVPIERCLIETDSPYLAPVPHRGKTNNPSFVPFVAKLIGELKGLTPEAVGEHTSRNFERLFLPSDLSANVTPHP, encoded by the coding sequence ATGTACGTCGATTCCCACTGCCACCTGAGTTTCCCCGAGCTCAAGGAAAAGCTCCCCGAGATCCGCGCCGCCATGGCCGCCGCACAGGTCGACCGCGCCCTGTGCATCTGCACCACGCTCGAAGAATTCGACGATGTGCACGCGCTCGCGATGGCCTACGACAACTTCTGGGCCACCGCCGGCGTGCACCCCGACACCGAAGGCCTGCGCGAGCCTTCGCTCGACGACCTGCTGGCCCTTGCGGCCAAACCGCGTGTCATCGGCATCGGCGAAACCGGCCTCGACTACTACCGTTTGAACGGCCGCTCGGTGGCCGACATGGAATGGCAACGCGAACGCTTCCGCATCCACATCCGCGCGTCGAAGCAGACCGGCCTGCCGCTCGTCATCCACACGCGCAGCGCGTCCGACGACACCATCGCCATCCTGAAGGAGGAGGGCGGACACCACGGCGTCTTCCACTGCTTCACCGAAACGATGGACGTGGCCCGGGCCGCGCTCGACCTCGGCTTCTACGTCTCGTTCTCCGGCATCCTCACCTTCAAGAACGCGGCCGACCTGCGCGAGGTCGCGCGCTTCGTGCCCATCGAGCGCTGCCTGATCGAGACCGACAGCCCCTATCTCGCCCCGGTGCCGCACCGTGGCAAGACCAACAACCCGTCGTTCGTGCCCTTCGTGGCCAAGCTCATCGGCGAGCTCAAGGGGCTCACCCCCGAGGCGGTGGGCGAGCACACGAGCCGCAACTTCGAGCGGCTCTTCCTGCCCTCCGACTTGTCAGCGAACGTCACGCCGCACCCGTGA
- the glgB gene encoding 1,4-alpha-glucan branching protein GlgB: MAAAPLGDHDVYLFREGTHARLYDKLGGRLDGDGARFAVWAPNAAEVSVIGDWNGWDRRLDALHPRPDGSGIWEGRVPAARHGQAYKFHIVSRHGGYRVDKADPYALVAELPPATASRLWSLEHDWQDAEWMARRAAKNGLGAPISIYELHLGSWRRPEPTAPTPFYNYRELAHLVADHVCELGFTHVELMPLTEHPFYGSWGYQTTGYFAPTARYGTPQDFMYFVDHLHQRGIGVILDWVPSHFPTDEHGLQYFDGTHLYEHADPRQGFHPEWNSSIFNYGRNEVRSFLLSSAMFWLDQYHLDGLRVDAVASMLYLDYARKAGEWVPNDNGGRENLEAITFLRTLNEAVYREHPDTVSIAEESTAWPQVSRPTSAGGLGFGMKWNMGWMHDTLAYYKLDPIHRKYHHGQLTFSLVYAFHENFVLPLSHDEVVYGKGSLIHKMPGDTWQQFANLRALYGYMWTHPGKKLLFMGGEFGQRREWTHEGQLDWSAIEQPQHAGLMRYVRDLNRLLREHPALYEVDFAHEGFEWAVSDDSSASVLAFVRKPKGRGATLLVVCNLTPLPRERYRIGVPLPGHWREVLNSDAADYGGSGWGNLGGVDAQTIPWHGRPCSLSLTLPPLSTIVLQQEPHAPREAD; this comes from the coding sequence ATGGCCGCCGCTCCGCTGGGCGACCACGACGTCTACCTGTTCCGGGAAGGCACCCACGCCCGCCTGTACGACAAGCTCGGCGGCCGGCTCGACGGCGACGGCGCGCGCTTCGCCGTCTGGGCGCCGAATGCGGCCGAGGTGTCCGTCATCGGCGACTGGAACGGCTGGGACCGCCGCCTCGACGCGCTCCACCCGCGCCCTGACGGCAGCGGCATCTGGGAAGGCCGCGTGCCGGCCGCCCGCCACGGCCAGGCCTACAAGTTCCACATCGTCTCGCGCCACGGCGGCTACCGTGTCGACAAGGCCGACCCGTATGCGCTCGTGGCCGAGCTGCCGCCCGCCACCGCCTCGCGCCTGTGGTCGCTCGAGCACGACTGGCAAGACGCCGAGTGGATGGCCCGCCGCGCCGCCAAGAACGGCCTCGGCGCCCCGATCAGCATCTACGAGCTGCACTTGGGCTCGTGGCGCCGGCCCGAGCCCACGGCACCGACGCCGTTCTACAACTACCGCGAACTCGCGCACCTCGTGGCCGACCACGTGTGCGAACTCGGCTTCACCCACGTGGAGCTGATGCCGCTCACCGAGCACCCGTTCTACGGCTCCTGGGGCTACCAGACGACCGGCTACTTCGCGCCCACCGCGCGTTACGGCACGCCGCAGGATTTCATGTACTTCGTGGACCACCTGCACCAGCGCGGCATCGGGGTGATCCTCGACTGGGTGCCCTCGCACTTCCCAACCGACGAGCACGGCCTGCAGTATTTCGACGGCACGCACCTCTACGAGCACGCCGACCCGCGCCAGGGCTTCCACCCCGAGTGGAACTCCAGCATCTTCAACTACGGCCGCAACGAGGTGAGGAGCTTCCTGCTCTCGTCGGCGATGTTCTGGCTCGACCAGTACCACCTCGACGGCCTGCGCGTCGACGCGGTCGCCTCGATGCTCTACCTCGACTACGCCCGCAAGGCCGGCGAATGGGTGCCCAATGACAACGGCGGGCGCGAGAACCTCGAGGCCATCACCTTCCTGCGCACGCTCAACGAAGCGGTGTACCGCGAGCACCCCGACACCGTGAGCATCGCCGAAGAGTCCACCGCCTGGCCGCAGGTCTCGCGGCCCACCTCGGCGGGTGGCCTGGGCTTCGGCATGAAATGGAACATGGGCTGGATGCACGACACGCTGGCCTACTACAAGCTCGACCCGATCCACCGCAAGTACCACCACGGCCAGCTCACCTTCTCGCTGGTCTACGCCTTCCACGAGAACTTCGTGCTGCCGCTCTCGCACGACGAGGTGGTCTATGGCAAAGGCTCGCTCATCCACAAGATGCCGGGCGACACCTGGCAGCAGTTCGCCAACCTGCGCGCGCTCTACGGCTACATGTGGACGCACCCCGGCAAGAAGCTGCTCTTCATGGGCGGCGAGTTCGGCCAGCGCCGCGAGTGGACGCACGAAGGCCAGCTCGACTGGTCTGCGATCGAACAGCCCCAGCACGCCGGCCTGATGCGCTACGTGCGCGACCTCAACCGCCTGCTGCGCGAGCACCCCGCGCTGTACGAGGTCGACTTCGCGCACGAGGGTTTCGAGTGGGCGGTGTCGGATGACTCGAGCGCCAGCGTGCTGGCCTTCGTGCGCAAGCCCAAGGGGCGCGGCGCCACGCTGCTGGTCGTGTGCAACCTGACGCCGCTGCCGCGCGAGCGCTACCGCATCGGCGTGCCGCTGCCTGGGCATTGGCGCGAGGTGCTCAACAGCGACGCTGCCGACTACGGCGGCTCCGGCTGGGGCAACCTCGGCGGCGTCGACGCGCAGACCATCCCCTGGCATGGCCGGCCCTGTTCGCTGAGCCTGACGCTGCCGCCCCTGTCCACCATCGTCTTGCAGCAGGAGCCCCATGCCCCGCGCGAAGCTGACTGA